Proteins encoded in a region of the Lemur catta isolate mLemCat1 chromosome 14, mLemCat1.pri, whole genome shotgun sequence genome:
- the MARCHF8 gene encoding E3 ubiquitin-protein ligase MARCHF8 isoform X2 yields MSMPLHQISAIPSQDATSARVYRSKTKEKEREEQHEKTLGHSMSHSSNISKAGSPPSASAPAPVSAFSRTSVTPSTQDICSSSAVFSECCHHSPVQSAVVLKTPQCQSSLTQGLTVTVICKDTVQASKRNSFGSEWVQALNPVKNTKGRRTLKFSKSLNDVGEKAQDTLESFDYVERTCSEGKLILPHDPRLRINRFHHKEKRTLIRRPLGSSKHSCVSSLSANCSTASEAGAGKGGVHVPLSDEKGDGEAVSRSRRLLRYLLSLSRGSSSSSLHRFHELESCAGHLHAAKSSSGLAGSAGFCSDEMGDDDVFEDSTSTKLKSRVLRAPLCSTEKDSDLDCPSPLSEKCPPMSPVSTSGDACRICHCEGDDESPLITPCRCTGSLHFVHQACLQQWIKSSDTRCCELCKYEFIMETKLKPLRKWEKLQMTANERRKIMCSVTFHVIAITCVVWSLYVLIDRTAEEIKQGQATGILEWPFWTKLVVVAIGFTGGLLFMYVQCKVYVHLWKRLKAYNRVIYVQNCPETSKKNVFEKSALTETNFENKDGRGVCHSDTNSCCTEPEDTGAEIIHV; encoded by the exons CATGAGAAGACTTTGGGACATTCCATGAGTCATTCAAGCAACATTTCTAAG GCTGGGAGTCCTCCATCAGCGTCAGCTCCGGCTCCGGTGTCTGCCTTCTCTCGCACTTCTGTCACACCGTCCACCCAGGACATCTGCAG TTCCAGTGCAGTGTTTTCTGAGTGTTGTCACCACAGTCCCGTGCAGTCTGCTGTTGTCTTGAAAACTCCTCAATGCCAGAGTTCTCTGACACAAGGGCTCACTGTGACAGTTATTTGTAAAGACACAGTACAGGCGTCAAAGAGAAATTCCTTTGGTTCAGAATGGGTCCAGGCCTTGAACCCTGTTAAGAATACTAAAGGCAGAAGAACACTAAAGTTCTCAAAGTCCCTAAATGACGTGGGTGAGAAGGCCCAAGATACTTTGGAAAGTTTTGACTATGTGGAACGAACTTGTTCTGAAGGAAAATTAATACTCCCTCACGATCCACGTCTCAGAATTAACAGGTTCCATCATAAAGAGAAAAGGACGCTGATCCGCAGACCTCTTGGCAGTTCCAAACATTCTTGCGTTTCATCCCTTTCTGCCAATTGTTCAACTGCCTCTGAGGCGGGAGCTGGCAAGGGAGGTGTGCACGTCCCGCTGTCGGACGAGAAAGGAGATGGCGAGGCCGTGTCCAGAAGCCGGCGGCTGCTCCGGTACCTGCTCTCTCTCTCGCGCGGCTCGAGCTCCAGCAGCCTGCACAGGTTCCACGAGCTGGAGAGCTGTGCCGGTCACCTGCATGCCGCCAAGTCCTCCAGCGGGCTGGCTGGGAGCGCCGGCTTCTGCTCCGATGAGATGGGAGACGACGACGTCTTTGAGGACAGCACGTCCACAAAACTGAAAAGCAGGGTCCTGCGGGCGCCCCTCTGCTCCACAGAAAAGGACAGCGACCTGGATTGTCCTTCTCCCCTCTCTGAGAAATGTCCCCCCATGTCCCCCGTGTCCACATCAGGGGATGCCTGCAG GATCTGTCACTGTGAGGGAGATGACGAGAGCCCTCTGATCACGCCTTGCCGCTGCACGGGAAGCCTCCACTTTGTGCACCAGGCCTGCCTGCAGCAGTGGATCAAGAGCTCTGACACGCGCTGCTGCGAGCTCTGCAAATACGAGTTCATCATGGAGACCAAGCTGAAGCCTTTGAGAAAA TGGGAGAAGCTGCAGATGACAGCCAATGAGCGCAGGAAGATCATGTGCTCAGTGACGTTCCATGTCATCGCCATTACCTGCGTGGTCTGGTCCTTGTACGTGCTCATCGACCGCACCGCTGAGGAGATCAAGCAGGGGCAGGCAACAG gaatCCTAGAGTGGCCCTTTTGGACTAAATTGGTGGTTGTGGCCATTGGCTTCACCGGAGGACTTCTTTTTATGTATGTTCAGTGCAAAGTATATGTGCATTTATGGAAGAGACTCAAGGCTTATAATAGAGTGATCTATGTTCAGAATTGTCcagaaacaagcaaaaagaatgtttttgaaaaatctgCACTAACGGAGACcaactttgaaaataaagatgGACGTGGAGTCTGTCATTCCGACACAAACTCTTGTTGCACAGAGCCTGAAGACACTGGAGCAGAAATCATTCATGTTTGA